A region of the Williamwhitmania sp. genome:
TGCCTCAACTCTCGAGCCATCGCTATGGTAGAATCGGTGGCGTTGCAGTACATTGAAAATGATGATTTCATATCGTTCCGCATTGCATTCAAGCTCAAGTTACGGCAAAATCACAATGCATCCTTAACCTACCTATGTAAAATGACCAGACGACCCCTTCCTGGCCTTCCCCTAACAAGGGAAGGAATGTGCTAACACTCCTACTGCTTGTTACAATAGCCTTAAGGTCCATAGAGCGAGCTCCCCCTAATAGGGGGAGTTGTGGGGGTCAGATAATTTCGCCAAGTTACTCCTGCATAACGTTACTAGTAGATTTCCGCATCTCAACATTTCCATACTTTTCCTAAATTGCAGGAATACATAAAAACATCACCATGCCCAACAATAATCTATCGCAACTACTGCTAAACTTTTTGCTGCAGCTGGTTCCCTCTCCCGACGAGGGTATTGAAGCACTTCTGGAGTCGATGGAGCATAGGAAACTGGTTCATAAGGAGCATCTGGTGATGGCGGGTGAGGTAGCTCAGAGTATTGTGTTTTGCGCCAACGGCTACTTCCGCTTTTACCACTACCTGCCCAACGGCACGGAAGTAACCAGCGACTTTTACTTTGCACCCAACGTTGCCACCTCCTACACCAGCTTTATCACCCGTAAGCCATCAGCCGTTTACGTGCAGGCCATGGAGGATATGGAGGTGCTGACCATTGGTCATGAGCAGCTAATGGAACTCTACCATCGTTACCCCAGCGTGGAGCGAATAGGAAGGCTGATGGCCGAGCAGGTGGCCATAACCTCCGAAAAGCATCTGTTCAGCCTGCTAAACTACAATGCGGAAGAGCGCTACGCTGCACTAATGCAGGAGCATCCCGAATTTATCCAACAAATTCCGCTTCATTACATAGCCTCCTACCTTGGCGTAACCCCCGAAACCCTTAGCCGAATTCGCCAGCGAATCCGCTGACACTCCCATTTCTTGACATTTGTCAAGAGCCACTCCTCACCGGCAACCTTACTTTGCGATTCGGAAAACAAAATTCGAGTCCCATGAAAATGTTCATATCTACATTGCTCGCGCTGGCCATGCTCTGCAGCTGCGCCTCATGCCAAAAGGAGGAACTACACTTTACCCAAGGAGACATCCGAATCGAAGTAAAGACGGGAGAACACTGGCTGCACGATTTCCCGATTCTGCTGGGAATATCGAAAAAGAATCCTCCCCAGTTTGCCATTTGGATAGAAGACACAGCCGGAAACTACCTCACCACCATTTTTGCCACCTACAAAATTGCCACCGAAGGCTGGGTAAGCAATGGAGGCAATCGGCGCAAGGAAGCGCTGCCATACTGGTGCCATAAGCGAGGTATTGTTTACCCCGACGGGCTGATGCTCCCAACCAAGTCCCAGCCGCTCACCGACGGTATTACAGGTGCAACACCAACCGGCGACAAAATAATTCAGGTAAGGTTGAAGGAACTATCGCTCCCTGTCGTCATCAAGGCCGAGTTTAACCACTCGCTGGATTTTAACGACAACTTCCCCAAAAACGCTTCTTCCGGTAACGCCAACTATTCTGGGGGAAAAATGGGAAGCGGTCAACCCGCCGTGGTTTATTCCGGTACGCTTTATCCCAATGCCACCACTCCACTCTTTCTCACCCTCGTTAGCCACAGTAGCCCCGATGGCTCCAGCGGCAATCTATACACCGATATGGATAAACTCACCACCGCCAAGAGCATCGTTAGCTACATTAAGGTAGAAATTGTAAAATAGCGCGACATGAAAACTACAACAATACTAATCCTAGGACTATTCATTGGCAGTTCACTTACTGGACAGGCCCAAACAAACAACCGTATTGCGCTACAACTCTCGCACAACCAAGTTACCATAAGCTATCGCTTACAAAGTGATAAAATTCCAGTTTGGGTAGAACCCTACGTTGGAGTGGCCAATCAGGATGTCAATGCCAAATTCGACGACAAGTTAGGTGGCCTAAAAGTTGGCATTCCACTGTATTCAACTAACCGATTGAACTTCTACGCTGCGCTAAACACGGGTATTTATATTCCTGTTAACCATCTATACAAAGCTGCCACACCCTACCTGGGTGCGTTGGGGGGTGTAGAACTTCAGTTGGGGAAAAATCATCACCATGGTCTCCTTCTGGAATGCGGTTACACCTATGGAACTCGCGATTACAGGCAATACTACGAAAGTAAGTTGGTTGCTGTAACTACCGTTGGAGAGTTCAAAGTTTCGCCACTCTACTACGCGCTTGGGTATTGCTACAAATTCTAACCTACGTTCTACATTACAACCCGCCCAACCCATCGAGCAAGCTGGTGAGCGCAGCATCGGATGAGGCGGTAAGGCTTACATCTAAAGTTGAATCCTGCGCTACCGTAATGTTTGAATTGTAGACGTAAGGGGTTCCCGAGCTAATGCCAATCAGTATAACTTTCACGCTCTCACCCACGGGCAAGTTGCTTGCCGTTTGTGAGGTTACCTGCTTTAAGCACTTAAGGTTGGGGAAGTAGAGAAACTTGGCAACATTATCCAGGTTGTCGGTAGTGGAGCCAATGGTGTAGGTTGCGGCTGCGGGTGCCGAGGTGGCCTTTCCACAGCTCACCCAGCCCAGCTGAGCTATATCGCCACTGTAGCCATATGCTGTAGCTGTAAAGCCACCTGCAGGGGTATCTACCCAATTTACTGTTGTACCGCTCTCCGCTCCGTAGTATATCAGCATGTTGGCTATGGGTGCAGCGTTAGGTATTTCCACTGTCCATGTCATGGTTGGGCGCAGCACCAACTCCTGATTATCCTTAAATGCCCTAACCCGAACCTCGCCGGCGGTGGTCAGCAGGGTTAACCCGGAGGTGGAAGGCATCTGGTAATATATCATATCCTTGGGGGTGTAGAGCTCCACCAACTTTACCGTGTAAGGGTAGTGCACGCTATCGCCATTGGCAAACATCAGCTTCTCCTTGGCCGCCCAAACCTTGGTTCCCATATTTCCAACAATGGGTCCGGGTCCATCCTGGGTAATCTCAAAGTCCTGCTCCGCCGGCTTGTTGGCGTTAAAATAGTCGGTCGACGATTCATAGCTGTTCTTCTGGCTCTGTTCTGGCTCCACCCTCTCTTTGGAACAGCTGGCAAAAACTCCAAATCCAGCCATGGCAACAATTGCCAAAAGCACCTTAACATGTTTCAAAGTTTGCATCGTCGTATTGTTTAGTTTTTTGTATTTCAAAATTAACACTTCTCCTAAAATAACATGCTACCGCCTACGGTGTAGCGGCTCGCCGTAGGCTGGACAACCGGAACCGCCGCCGCCCTTGCTCTTGCATCCAAAGGTGTAGGCAATGCCCAACCGCAGGTTGGCCTCCCGCCACTTAACGTTGTACCTACATTCCAGAAACGGGTAAAGGCAGCGGTTTAGCTTTATACCGGCCCCCGCTTCAGCATCCCAGTTGGAGAACTTGGCGTTTTTTACAGCACTATTTTGGTAGTTAATCCAGCCATTGTAACCACCGTGCAGAATACCGTAGCCGGTCCACTGCTTTGCTTTAATTACATTCAAGTGAAGGCTGGCACCAGCGTAGAACTCCGTTACCTTGTTGAAGGCCGGATAGTAAGCTACCTGCGGCACTATGCTAAAATACTTATAGGGCAGCTCAACCCTCAGTCCTGCACCGTAACTCGAGGTCTGAATATTGTAGATTACCTCTCCACCCAAAGCAGTGTGCTGAGCCTGCAGAACAGAACTAAATGCCACAAATGCTATGGTGGCAATGAATAATTTCGCGCTATTTGCCATGGTACTTACTGCTTTTGATGAGCAATATAGATAATTGCAACTAGGTGGCAAAATTGGAAATGGGTCCCTTAACTTATAGTCCCCTCTTTACAAGAAAGTTTTAATTGAAATATTGCAAAAGGCCAAACTAACAGTAGTTTGGCCCTTGTATTTTAAGAGAAAGATTTATCTGCTTTTTTATTACTACAATTTAGTACTCAAGACTGCCATTTTGTTATTTATATTTCAAGTTAGCTTTTATAACCAAAATACCATTTATTATTTATTAGCAAAAAAAACCTCGTTGCTATAAACTGTGTAACGTGCATTTTTTGTGTACGCTCTTAAATAATACTTCATCCCTCCTTCAAGACCGGAGTAAATAGTATCGTTGAACCCAGTAAGATTTTTTGCCAGTATACCCAAAGACACATAGTGAAATTTAGAAGGGTCATTGTGATGCCATACATCCACAATAACAAACCCATGATCGATGATTTCAAGACTATCCTTATATGCAATATTAGCATGGAACGCCACATACTTATTTGGCATTACATCGAGCTTATCGATAACTACAAAAGGGTAATCTTTAGGTTGAACCACAGCGTCCTTCTCACAACCTATTTGTAGAAAGGAAATGGCGAGAAGGATAATAAAAGAGCAGTATCTCATGGCTATATGTTTATTTCGAAAAGAAAGGTAATCTCAGAATCGCTCATCGAAGATGGATGAGCTAGACCCAAAACGGAACTGTAGCGCACCTCCAAGAAGATGGACCGTCGGTAGCTGAGCCTATACTCCACCCCTCCTCCAAATGAATATCCAAATTGCATTTTATCAACTAGCGGATATGGGCCAAGATCAGCAATATTTACCCTGTTATTTATAATTGTAGACTCGTATAAATGGTTAATATTTTGAATGTTATACGAGAATATGCCTCCTGCATTTGCAAAGGGGCGTATTTTGTTTGAAGGGTATGCATACCGTAAAAGCAACGGCATCTTAATGCCGGATAAAGTGGAAATATAATCAACATCCATGTTGCCAAACACCCCGGTTCTCGATATCCGCTGTTGTGAAAAGTATGCCTCCGGATGAAACGAAAAGTCACTTGTGCGAATTGGCTCATCAAGAAACACACCAACTATAAATCCTCCCTCGTAGCTAAAGTTGAGCAGATTCAAGTCAGCCATCTGCTGCAAAGGAACCTGCTTTACCAGCTCATAGCCAACTGTAATACCATATCGAAAATAGGGAAAAGGTTTGGATACACATCCGTTATAGCGCGAGATTAACTTTGCCATAGAGTTCCTGCTGTAGCGAACAAGCTTGGCAGCATTCGCCGCCATTGGACAGCCCGACATTAACTCGACCAGCTGTTTGTTAAAACGCTGGTTCTGCTGGGAGCGCCGCGGTAGTTCAAAAGTAGAGATGCTGTCTTTTTCAATGAAAAAGTGCCTTCTCCAACCCTGTTTATAGTAATACATCGTCAAACCGGGCTTCCCCAAGCGCTCCATAAAAACCCGGTGCGTAGAATCACCATTCGGTACACTCTTTGAAATATATACGCGTCCATTCTTACACCCAAATTCTTTTATTTGATTGGGCGAATACGGAACGAGGTGATCCCCAACCTTGATCTGGACCAACTCGGAAGTATGGTACCCACCAATCAGATTTTTCCCAGTTGAAAAGGAGCTGTCCTTAAAATAATACTCGTTCTGCCCACTGGTGGTAAAAGGAAGTATAAAAAACAATGCTATTATATACCAACACTTCATCATAAGCTAGCTATTTGAAAATTGCATATGTTTTGTAACGGATAAATTTCTCATTAAAAAATAATTCTTGGTTTCACCTCCAATGTTTCTTAACAATTGAGGTCTATATTAGAATCGATAACCTAATAAGAAATAGTATCTGGTTGATAGTGAAGAAAGCAACTCATATTCGGAAATACCATTTCCAGTTTCCCGCACAACTTCAAAAGAATATCGGCGAAAATCAGTTCCTAGGCCAACCACATAACCAAACTCATATTTTCTTACATCGTCTAATGCTTTCCCAATTTCTTCGCCATACAACTCTGACTCAATTCTTTTATAGTTAGTAGAAGTAGCTGCAAATCCAAAAGAAATACCTGCGTTACAAAAAATAGTAAAATCTCCAACAGCATAGTTATATCGTGCCATATTGAGCATTTTGATATAGGAAAACCCAAGAGATACGTATGTGGTGGAGTAACTATTCTCCTTCACATAATCACTAAACTTAAATTTTGTATACAATAACTTACTGGCTATAGACCACTTTTTCAGGTTTCGTGGAAGAACATAATTGAAGGATAATCCTCCCGTGACGTTTACAGAATTACTCATATCAGCATTTACAACACGGATGAATACTCGATTATCGCCACTTTCAAATTTCAATGATGTTGTTGATATCCCAGCGACTACACTAACTTTCATTGATCCCTTTTCTGTTTTCTTCTGAAAATCAATCCCAGAATTAGTGCATTTATTGTAGAAGAGAAATAGGTTTTCTATACTCCTCAGATTGTACTTAACAGAGGACAATTTAGACATAACCGAAGGGCAATCGTTAAGGTAAAAAGAGAGCTGACCCAGATACTTGTTGTTTTCAGAAACAATAGTTTGATCATGATCTTCCTTCAAATACCGCTTGTAAACTAACAATTCGTAGGATGAACCACTTTTAATATAGAACTGTTGTTCACCCAGCCTGTTAGTGTAGGTATACAAACTTTTTTTGCCCTTTAAAATCGCCTGCAAGAATGTTGTATCATTTTCAAATTTTACCTCATTGTTGTATTCGAGATCATTTGTTTTAAAAGGGCTGACCTCTGTCTTTATTATGGCACTTTCATAAATTTCATCGAGAACACTAAATGCCTTAATTTCTGTAGGAAAGAACACTACCTTATCGTCCGTCAGCTTTTCCTTGAAGGATATTTTTTTTGGATTCTTCTCCCAATTACGATAATCAATAAAACCGTGCAGTGTATCACCTTTAAACGATACAATATATCCTGCAATGTAGTTCTCCTGGCTAAAGATTGCTTGGAACATTAAAAGAAATAAAATAGTAAGCAGAGTTCTCTTCTCAGTAATCTTTGTTTTCATGTTTATAATTTTATCAACTCTTTTCGAAATTTCGTTATCGGTAATACAAATCTAAATAAGATTATTTTTTATTCCTATACAGAATAGGAGAAAACTGCAATAAAAATTTATTTGTAATGCACCAGCCTAACAAACAACGAGTTGGAATAAATGATATCTATCAACTAAGCAAAAGAAAAAAAATTGTGAAGAATTTCGATTGTAATTATGCTATGCACAACTTAACAACGGCTGCAAAGTCAAAAGTTTAACTCAATAATATTCCGAAATATATAGCTAACCCTAAGCATATCTTACTCAACGAGATTTCTCCTCTGCCAACACGCCCAACCCGGTGGATTATTTCTATAAGTGAATCACAAAAGATAATATCAAACCCAGCACAATTAGCACGCTAAATCCAGCAATCAACGGCTTACGGATTGACCTATCGCCAAAAGACAATCCATACACCATTTTTAACAGGTTGTTGCTAGTTATGGCATTTAGCACCGCCATAACTAAAACAGCACTATCTATATTCCACTTGCTTTGGAAGAGGTTTAGAATAAATGGATCGATGTCGGTTACCCCAACCACAAAGGAAAGCACGTTGATACCACCCGTTCCAAAATTCTTGTTGATAATCCCGGTAATTGTCCCAAAAAAGATGAAAAGGGCTGCAAACACCAGCGCCGTTTTAAACTCCAGCGGGTTAGTTTGCGATTTGAGGGTTATAGCCTCCCCTTCCGGCTTCGGCTTGCCACGATGAAACTTTAAAAAGAAGATGGCGATAAGAGCGGAGGCGATAATAAAAATGGCAAACGAGGGAGCCAACTTAATCGCAATATCCTTGTTGAAAAATAGGGCAAGCAGGAATATGCGCAGATACATCATGGTGGTGGCCAAAATAATGGCAGCAACCAGCTTGTTGCTCTCGGGCATCTCCTTGCTCTTTCGGGCGAGAATAATGGTTGTAGCTGTGCTGCTGTATAGCCCGCCCAATATTCCGGTAAGAATTATTCCCGAATCGGGGAACACGAACTTCTTGAGCAGGTAGCTGAAGTAGGATATGGCCGACACGGCTACTATGGCTAGCCAGAACTTGTAGGGCGAAATGTTGATTTCGGCTGATATGGGCGTATCGGGCAGCAGCGGAAGAATTACACCCGCAACCACCAAAAACTTGGCCAGCGTGATGAACTCACCATTATCGAACTTCTTTGAAAACTTAAAGAGCGTCTCCTTTATTTCTGTGATGATAAGCACCAATACTACAACTAGGATTACCATCCAAGCGGGTTGCGTATACATTAAAGGCGCAAGGCAGTAGGTGATTAGCGCAATCACGAGGGAGGTAAATCCGAATTGCTTCTTAATTTGAATTTTCTGGTAGTAGAAAATGCCAAGCAGCAGGGCAATTACCCCACCACCGCCAAGAAAGGGCGTTAAGTTTTGGGGGCTGATAATGTAGAGTATGAAACCTAGAATCCCTATTACGGTAAAGGTTCTATCGGTGCCAAAGAGGCTCTCCATCTCCTCCTCTATGTGGTGGCGACGCTGCTCCAACCCAATTAGAAGCGAGAATAGGGTTACCAGCACAAACTTTATAATGTCGGCAGGGATATGGTCAAATATTTCAGCGGCAGCTCCCATTGGGTTAGTAGGTTAGTTGAAAAGCCTATTCTTTTCGACAGCTATAAATATATCGAAAAAATAGAAATGAAGTGTAGGGTTCAATCCTTGCATCACAACTTGATTGCTAATCCACACATTACCGATAGCGATCGTATATTATCAGATATTACAAAGAAATCATTAGGTTTAATATTCACGTCAACGCTTAGTCCTAGAGAAACGGATTTATGCAGCTTAATATCGACTCCCCCCATATACGAGAAGGACTGCACTTCGGGAGAGAATGTAAATCCGAAAGCAAATCTCGGTCTTACTATTCCCTTTGGATACACGTACTCTAGCTGAACGGGAATATAATAAAGTATTCTAGATCCCAGATTGATTTCATCAACATGCGACCAAATTATCCCAGTTCTGCAGTATATTTTCTCGCTTGTTCGAGGCATCCAAAAATGACCAATAACGCCCATCTGAAAATAATTCTTGTTGCTCAAATTAAGATCACTGGTATAGCTAGCAACGCCTCCTAAGACCTCAAGTTCAACCTTCAAGGATGGCCTCACCTTCTCAAATACAATGCATGCTTGGTCTTTACCAACCTTGTTATTATAATTCTCGACAAGTTTTTTAAGATTATCATGATCAAGCGTTCTCATGCTAGCAATCCGTGATTGAAGTTCAGGCACCTCCTGGGTAAAGTAGTTTAGTACTCCAATATGCTTTGTTGATTTATAGAAATACTCCTTACCGTCCTTTACCCTAATTCCCTCTTCGTAGGGAATTTCAACTAGGTCGGTGTCACCCTTCCTCAAAAAGTAGTGGTCTCCATTGTCATCTCTTAGGTAATATAGGTTCAGATAGCCCTTAACAAGGTACTCCACAAACACCATCTTACCATTAACTTCTTTCGAAACATAGTATTTACCATCATTAAATCGATACCCAACAATATCGGCTGGGGTATATGTTACTTCATCGGCAGCGGCGTTTGTCTTA
Encoded here:
- a CDS encoding DUF4010 domain-containing protein, with the protein product MGAAAEIFDHIPADIIKFVLVTLFSLLIGLEQRRHHIEEEMESLFGTDRTFTVIGILGFILYIISPQNLTPFLGGGGVIALLLGIFYYQKIQIKKQFGFTSLVIALITYCLAPLMYTQPAWMVILVVVLVLIITEIKETLFKFSKKFDNGEFITLAKFLVVAGVILPLLPDTPISAEINISPYKFWLAIVAVSAISYFSYLLKKFVFPDSGIILTGILGGLYSSTATTIILARKSKEMPESNKLVAAIILATTMMYLRIFLLALFFNKDIAIKLAPSFAIFIIASALIAIFFLKFHRGKPKPEGEAITLKSQTNPLEFKTALVFAALFIFFGTITGIINKNFGTGGINVLSFVVGVTDIDPFILNLFQSKWNIDSAVLVMAVLNAITSNNLLKMVYGLSFGDRSIRKPLIAGFSVLIVLGLILSFVIHL
- a CDS encoding Crp/Fnr family transcriptional regulator → MPNNNLSQLLLNFLLQLVPSPDEGIEALLESMEHRKLVHKEHLVMAGEVAQSIVFCANGYFRFYHYLPNGTEVTSDFYFAPNVATSYTSFITRKPSAVYVQAMEDMEVLTIGHEQLMELYHRYPSVERIGRLMAEQVAITSEKHLFSLLNYNAEERYAALMQEHPEFIQQIPLHYIASYLGVTPETLSRIRQRIR
- a CDS encoding porin family protein, yielding MMKCWYIIALFFILPFTTSGQNEYYFKDSSFSTGKNLIGGYHTSELVQIKVGDHLVPYSPNQIKEFGCKNGRVYISKSVPNGDSTHRVFMERLGKPGLTMYYYKQGWRRHFFIEKDSISTFELPRRSQQNQRFNKQLVELMSGCPMAANAAKLVRYSRNSMAKLISRYNGCVSKPFPYFRYGITVGYELVKQVPLQQMADLNLLNFSYEGGFIVGVFLDEPIRTSDFSFHPEAYFSQQRISRTGVFGNMDVDYISTLSGIKMPLLLRYAYPSNKIRPFANAGGIFSYNIQNINHLYESTIINNRVNIADLGPYPLVDKMQFGYSFGGGVEYRLSYRRSIFLEVRYSSVLGLAHPSSMSDSEITFLFEINI